The stretch of DNA TAGATTCACATCAAAGTTACGTTTGCTAACCTCGTTTCTCGGCAGCATGCAAAGCTGCGAGCCGGGCCGGCCCGGCAGGATGCACCTCAGTTCAGCGGTTGCGGAATCACTTGTACGGAACCGCGTTTTCGGGTCTGCGGCACGGTGATCGGAGAAAAATAGATGCGTTTCTGCTCCATGGCGACATAGACGCGATGGCGATGCAGGAAGTCCGCCCCCAGTACCAGTGCTTCCCCTTCATGGCTCAAGTCCATCAGGCGCAGATCCAGGTCCTTGACCTCGAGTGAACCGATTGACATCAGGGGAACCGGGACCTTCCATACGGGCTTGTCGGCGGCATGTCCGGGCAACGGCGCCTCGCGTGTCGCGCCAGGCGAGTCCGGCGTCAATCCGAGCCTGGCCGCCGCGGCTTTCGGCACATAGGAATGGGGCGTCGCGGTGGACAGCAAGGCATGGATGGGCTGTCCACCGATCGTCGCGATGAAGGCGACGCGTGCGTCGCGCTGCCATGGGTGCCACAGGGCGAGGACCGACGCTGCCTGCGGATCCCAATAGGCCAGGTGCGCGCCGATGCAGCCGCTCGGATTGAAGGACTTCAGGTAACCGGCATCGAGGGCGATTTCGAGGTCGTTCTGAAGCAGCATGCCGGCGCCGACACGGACTCCGTAGGTATCGTCCATGAAGTTCTCGACCTTGTAGGTGCCGCCTTTGCCCTTGACTGGTCCGATCGAGAAATCCTTGATGTTCGCATGCGAAAAGTCCACGTAAAGGTCAATCGTCTTCGGATTGCGCATATCTTCGGCGTCCAGCTTGCTGGTCGTATGACGTACTTCAATACCGAGACGCTCCAGGATTTTTTTGTTGAACACCAGGGACTCCCCGGCGCCTGTGCTCAGCATGGCAGGAACGACGCTGCCATTGATCGTGGCTTCGCCGACCGGGCGCAAGTCATCCGCGAAGCTGAGGGGGATATGTGCTTGCTCCCGCATCTCGCAGCCTGCCGGCAGGGAATTCGCCCATGCCGCATGCGACATCAAAAGGCCGGCATAAAGTATGGCAATGGAAAGAATCGGACGCTGGAGGGTCATCGTCTTGTCCTGACTGGTTTGCGTGAAATGCAGTATAGGGCCTCGGATGAACACGAAACCGGCTTGGCGAAAATTACCCTTTTGAGATACAGACGTCGAATGAAGGCGATGTCGGCCGCACAAAGCAAAAAACCCCACCAAGGTCACCTGGTGGGGTTTTTCATATAAATAGCCTGACGATAACCTACTTTCACACTGGTTGCAGCACTATCATCGGCGCAAAGTCGTTTCACGGTCCTGTTCGGGATGGGAAGGGGTGGGACCGACTTGCTATGGTCATCAGGCTTTGACTTGTCGTGAGATTTGACCACATGGTCAAACTTCACCAATCCGGAAGAAGCAAGTTCTTGTTGTTCTTGGGGTAGCAGTATCAACAAACTGCAGCTGTATTCTTGACTTGTCTATAGCCTACCAAGGTTATAGGGACAAGCCGTACGGGCAATTAGTACTGGTTAGCTTAATGCATTACTGCACTTCCACACCCAGCCTATCAACGTCCTGGTCTCGAACGACCCTTCAAGGAGCTCAAGGCTCCGGGAAATCTCATCTTAAGGCAAGTTTCCCGCTTAGATGCTTTCAGCGGTTATCTCTTCCGAACTTAGCTACCCGGCAATGCCACTGGCGTGACAACCGGTACACCAGAGGTTCGTCCACTCCGGTCCTCTCGTACTAGGAGCAGCCCCCTTCAAATTTCCAACGCCCACGGCAGATAGGGACCAAACTGTCTCACGACGTTTTAAACCCAGCTCACGTACCACTTTAAATGGCGAACAGCCATACCCTTGGGACCGGCTACAGCCCCAGGATGTGATGAGCCGACATCGAGGTGCCAAACTCCCCCGTCGATATGAACTCTTGGGAGGAATCAGCCTGTTATCCCCAGAGTACCTTTTATCCGTTGAGCGATGGCCCTTCCATACAGAACCACCGGATCACTATGTCCTACTTTCGTACCTGCTCGACTTGTCGGTCTCGCAGTTAAGCACGCTTATGCCATTGCACTATTAGCACGATGTCCGACCGTACCTAGCGTACCTTCGAACTCCTCCGTTACACTTTAGGAGGAGACCGCCCCAGTCAAACTGCCTACCATGCACTGTCCCCGATCCGGATAACGGACCAAGGTTAGAACCTCAAACAAACCAGGGTGGTATTTCAAGGATGGCTCCACGGGAACTGGCGTCCCCGCTTCAAAGCCTCCCACCTATCCTACACAGATTGGTTCAAAGTCCAATGCAAAGCTACAGTAAAGGTTCATGGGGTCTTTCCGTCTAGCCGCGGGTAGATTGCATCATCACAAACATTTCAACTTCGCTGAGTCTCGGGAGGAGACAGTGTGGCCATCGTTACGCCATTCGTGCAGGTCGGAACTTACCCGACAAGGAATTTCGCTACCTTAGGACCGTTATAGTTACGGCCGCCGTTTACTGGGACTTCAATCAAGAGCTTGCACCCCATCATTTAATCTTCCAGCACCGGGCAGGCGTCACACCCTATACGTCCACTTTCGTGTTTGCAGAGTGCTGTGTTTTTATTAAACAGTCGCAGCCACCAGTTTATTGCAACCCTTTCACCCTTCCACAGTAAAGTGGTCAAGCTACCGGGGCGTACCTTATCCCGAAGTTACGGTACCAATTTGCCGAGTTCCTTCTCCCGAGTTCTCTCAAGCGCCTTAGAATACTCATCTCGCCCACCTGTGTCGGTTTGCGGTACGGTCTCGTATGACTGAAGCTTAGAGGCTTTTCTTGGAACCACTTCCGATTGCTTCGCACCACATGGGTGCCCGTCCCAGTCCCTTGAATCCTGCGCCCGGATTTGCCTAAGCGCCTTCTATGAACCAGAAACCAGCTATTCCAACAGCTGGACAACCTTCCGCGATCCGTCCCCCCATCGCATCATACGACGGTGCAGGAATATTAACCTGCTTCCCATCAGCTACGCATCTCTGCCTCGCCTTAGGGGCCGACTCACCCTGCTCCGATGAACGTTGAACAGGAAACCTTGGGCTTACGGCGTGCGGGCTTTTCACCCGCATTATCGCTACTCATGTCAGCATTCGCACTTCTGATACCTCCAGCATCCTTCACAAGACACCTTCGCAGGCTTACAGAACGCTCTCCTACCATATGTCAAAGACATATCCGCAGCTTCGGTGACTGGCTTAGCCCCGTTACATCTTCCGCGCAGGACGACTCGATCAGTGAGCTATTACGCTTTCTTTAAATGGTGGCTGCTTCTAAGCCAACATCCTGACTGTTTTAGCCTTCCCACTTCGTTTTCCACTTAGCCAATCTTTGGGACCTTAGCTGGCGGTCTGGGTTGTTTCCCTCTTGACGCCGGACGTTAGCACCCGACGTCTGTCTCCCAAGCTCGCACTCATCGGTATTCGGAGTTTGCAATGGTTTGGTAAGTCGCAATGACCCCCTAGCCATAACAGTGCTCTACCCCCGATGGTGATACTTGAGGCACTACCTAAATAGTTTTCGGAGAGAACCAGCTATTTCCAGGTTTGTTTAGCCTTTCACCCCTACCCACAGCTCATCCCCTAATTTTTCAACATTAGTGGGTTCGGACCTCCAGGGCGTGTTACCGCACCTTCATCCTGGCCATGGGTAGATCACCTGGTTTCGGGTCTACACCCAGCGACTGTCGCCCTGTTCGGACTCGATTTCTCTACGGCTCCCCTATTCGGTTAACCTCGCCACTGAATGTAAGTCGCTGACCCATTATACAAAAGGTACGCCGTCACCCCATCAAGAGGCTCCGACTGTTTGTATGCACACGGTTTCAGGATCTATTTCACTCCCCTCCCGGGGTTCTTTTCGCCTTTCCCTCACGGTACTGGTTCACTATCGGTCGATTACGAGTATTTAGCCTTGGAGGATGGTCCCCCCATGTTCAGACAGGATTTCTCGTGTCCCGCCCTACTTGTCGTACGCTTAGTACCACCGTCTGAATTTCGTGTACGGGGCTATCACCCGCTATGGCCAACATTTCCAGGTTGTTCCACTATTCAGTCGACTATCACGTACAGGCTCTTCCCATTTCGCTCGCCACTACTTTGGGAATCTCGGTTGATTTCTTTTCCTGCAGCTACTTAGATGTTTCAGTTCGCCGCGTTCGCTTTGCATACCTATGTATTCAGTATGCAATGACCCAAAGGGCCGGGTTTCCCCGTTCGGAAATCTGCGGATCAAAGTGTGTTTGCTCACTCCCCGCAGCTTATCGCAAGCTACTACGTCCTTCATCGCCTGTAATCGCCAAGGCATCCACCATGTGCACTTATTCGCTTGTCCCTATAACGTTGGCCCCTGCTGACAACAGGGATCGTCATAGAAATCAAGAGTACAGCTCGTTGCATGTTTGTTGATACTTGATTACTACCCTAAGTGTATGCTTTCGCATACGCTTAAAAAAACTTTACTTCTTCCAGATTGTTAAAGAACGAAAAACAGTGATCTCGAAAAGACCAAACCTAAGCATCTTCTTGCTTACGTTTGTACTTTCAGAACCAGGTAATGGTGGAGGATGACGGGATCGAACCGACGACCCCCTGCTTGCAAAGCAGGTGCTCTCCCAGCTGAGCTAATCCCCCGTTACTTGCGATAACTTGGTAGGGCTGGTTGGACTCGAACCAACGACCCCCGCGTTATCAACACGGTGCTCTAACCAGCTGAGCTACAGCCCCGACATACACTGTTGTTCTCTTTACTAACAGCCGATAAGCGTAGGCGCTTGATGATGAGACCTTAGTCTCTGGTGCTACTCTAGAAAGGAGGTGATCCAGCCGCACCTTCCGATACGGCTACCTTGTTACGACTTCACCCCAGTCACGAATCCTACCGTGGTAAGCGCCCTCCTTGCGGTTAAGCTACCTACTTCTGGTAAAACCCGCTCCCATGGTGTGACGGGCGGTGTGTACAAGACCCGGGAACGTATTCACCGCGGCATGCTGATCCGCGATTACTAGCGATTCCAACTTCACGTAGTCGAGTTGCAGACTACGATCCGGACTACGATACACTTTCTGGGATTAGCTCCCCCTCGCGGGTTGGCGGCCCTCTGTATGTACCATTGTATGACGTGTGAAGCCCTACCCATAAGGGCCATGAGGACTTGACGTCATCCCCACCTTCCTCCGGTTTGTCACCGGCAGTCTCATTAGAGTGCTCTTGCGTAGCAACTAATGACAAGGGTTGCGCTCGTTGCGGGACTTAACCCAACATCTCACGACACGAGCTGACGACAGCCATGCAGCACCTGTGTGAAGGTTCCCTTTCGGGCACTCCCAAATCTCTTCAGGATTCCTTCCATGTCAAGGGTAGGTAAGGTTTTTCGCGTTGCATCGAATTAATCCACATCATCCACCGCTTGTGCGGGTCCCCGTCAATTCCTTTGAGTTTTAATCTTGCGACCGTACTCCCCAGGCGGTCTACTTCACGCGTTAGCTGCGTTACCAAGTTAATTAAAACCCGACAACTAGTAGACATCGTTTAGGGCGTGGACTACCAGGGTATCTAATCCTGTTTGCTCCCCACGCTTTCGTGCATGAGCGTCAATCTTGACCCAGGGGGCTGCCTTCGCCATCGGTGTTCCTCCACATCTCTACGCATTTCACTGCTACACGTGGAATTCTACCCCCCTCTGCCAGATTCAAGCCTTGCAGTCTCCAACGCAATTCCCAGGTTGAGCCCGGGGCTTTCACGTCAGACTTACAAAACCGCCTGCGCACGCTTTACGCCCAGTAATTCCGATTAACGCTTGCACCCTACGTATTACCGCGGCTGCTGGCACGTAGTTAGCCGGTGCTTATTCTTCAGGTACCGTCATTAGCCGAGGATATTAGCCTCAGCCGTTTCTTCCCTGACAAAAGAGCTTTACAACCCGAAGGCCTTCTTCACTCACGCGGCATTGCTGGATCAGGCTTGCGCCCATTGTCCAAAATTCCCCACTGCTGCCTCCCGTAGGAGTCTGGACCGTGTCTCAGTTCCAGTGTGGCTGGTCGTCCTCTCAGACCAGCTACTGATCGTCGCCTTGGTAGGCCTTTACCCCACCAACTAGCTAATCAGACATCGGCCGCTCCAAAAGCATGAGGTCTTGCGATCCCCCACTTTCTTCCGTAGAACGTATGCGGTATTAGCGCAACTTTCGCTGCGTTATCCCCCACTTCTGGGTACGTTCCGATGTATTACTCACCCGTTCGCCACTCGCCACCAGACCGAAGCCCGTGCTGCCGTTCGACTTGCATGTGTAAAGCATGCCGCCAGCGTTCAATCTGAGCCAGGATCAAACTCTTCAGTTCAATCTCTGTTTGTCGAAACCGGTATTGCTACCGGTTTCGAAATCGATCCACTGGATCGATTTCGCTCACTCAAAATACTGACCGTTACTCATTGCTGAGCAACGTATTTCTTTTTTGTGAACATTTGATAATTTAAGTAATCACTGACCGAAGTCAGCGGCACCTTCATCAAACGCCCACACTTATCGACTGTTGATTGTTAAAGAACCTTGTTCTGTACTACCTTGCTGCACCTTGCGAAGCGTTGTGTTCGTCAGCAGCAGAGAAGTGAGATTATGCAGTGTTTCGCTTAACTCGTCAACCCCTCGTTAGCTTCGTCGCAGATTTCTCTGTGGAAATTGCTAACGTAACCACTTGATTCCGTTAACCTTTTCTGTTCGCGCTTTGCAGCGCTCCTGAAGCGGAGGCGCACTATAGCAAACGCTGACCGAGTCCGCAAGCCCTGTGCCCCGATGTTGGCGGGTGCGGTGCGTGTCGGTTCTGACAATGCCGGGTATATTGCGTGCCAAACCAGCATTCCGCTCGCACGGGTGCCACGAGCAATTGGAGAGCAGATGAAGCACCGTATATTTCGCCGGACCGCCATTGCCGCGGCATGCATGTCGGCCCCTCTCTGCGCGATCGCCCAGGAGGCGCGCGCCCCTATCAATGTCGTGGTGGTCAGCGCCACCCGCTCGGCGCACACGAGTTTCGACCTGCCGGCCGCGATCGACATCGTCGACGCATCCCAGCTGCGCGACACCCAGCCGCGCGTCAACGCTTCCGAAGCGCTGGCCGCGGTGCCGGGCCTGGTCGCCCGTGATCGCCAGAACTATGCGCAGGACCTGCAGATCTCTTCGCGCGGTTTCGGCGCCCGCTCGGCCTTCGGCGTGCGCGGCGTGCGCCTGGTGGCCGACGGCATCCCGGCCACCATGCCCGACGGCCAGGGCCAGGCCGCGACCTTCAACCTCGACATCGCCGAGCGCATCGAAGTGCTGCGCGGCCCCTTCTCCGCCCTGTACGGCAACCACTCGGGCGGCGTGGTCCAGCTGTTCACGCGCGATCCCAAGGGCGCGCCCTCGATCGAAAGCAGCTTTTCCGCCGGCAGCGACGGCCTGCGCAAGCTCGACGTGAACGCGCAGGGCAGCAGCGGCAAGCTCGGCTACTTGCTGGACGCCTCGCGCTTCGAGACCGACGGCTACCGTGCCCACAGCGCCGCCACCCGCGACCAGGCCTACGCCAAGCTGGTGGTCGAGCCGTCCGCCACCAGCCGGCTGGTCCTCACCGCGAGCGGCCTGCGCCAGGACGATACCCAGGATCCGCTGGGCGTCACCTGGGCCACTTACCAGCGCGACCCGCGCGCCGGCGAGATCGACACGACCGACACCCAGTCGCCGCAGCGTACCCTGGCCGATCGTTACGACACCCGCAAGAGCATCGACCACCAGCAGTTCGGCCTCACCTGGGAACAGCGTTTCGGCTCCGACCGCCTGCTGCTGACCGCTTATGGCGGCAACCGCCGCGTGATCCAGTACCAATCGTTCTCGCGAGGCTTCCAGGCGCCGCCCACGCACTCCGGCGGCGTGATCGATTTCGACCGCGACTTCCACGGCATCGACGCCAACTGGCGCGCGGTGCGCGAACTGGCCGGCGGCACGCTGCGCGCCACCGTCGGCCTGGAGGTGGCGCGCTCGGTCGATGATCGCCAGGGTTTCGAGAACTTCGTCGGCAATACCTTCGGCGTGAAGGGCAACTTGCGGCGCGACGAACGCAATGAAGTCAGCAGCGTCGACCCTTATGCCCAGCTGGAATGGGAGCGCGGGCCATGGGTGCTGACGGGCGGCGTGCGCCGCAGCCGCATCAGCTTTGACGTCACCGACCGCTTCCTCGCCAATGGCAACGACAGCGGCAGCGTCGACTATCGCCACACCTCGCCGCTGGTGGGCGTGCTGTACAAGGTCTCGCCCTCGCTGAACGTGTATGCCAGCGCCGCGCGCGGCTTCGAAACCCCGACCCTGAACGAACTGTTCTACTCGGGCAGCGGCGCCGGCTTCAACTTCCGTCTCGGCCCCGCCATCGG from Massilia varians encodes:
- a CDS encoding pepsin/retropepsin-like aspartic protease family protein — translated: MTLQRPILSIAILYAGLLMSHAAWANSLPAGCEMREQAHIPLSFADDLRPVGEATINGSVVPAMLSTGAGESLVFNKKILERLGIEVRHTTSKLDAEDMRNPKTIDLYVDFSHANIKDFSIGPVKGKGGTYKVENFMDDTYGVRVGAGMLLQNDLEIALDAGYLKSFNPSGCIGAHLAYWDPQAASVLALWHPWQRDARVAFIATIGGQPIHALLSTATPHSYVPKAAAARLGLTPDSPGATREAPLPGHAADKPVWKVPVPLMSIGSLEVKDLDLRLMDLSHEGEALVLGADFLHRHRVYVAMEQKRIYFSPITVPQTRKRGSVQVIPQPLN
- a CDS encoding TonB-dependent receptor family protein: MSAPLCAIAQEARAPINVVVVSATRSAHTSFDLPAAIDIVDASQLRDTQPRVNASEALAAVPGLVARDRQNYAQDLQISSRGFGARSAFGVRGVRLVADGIPATMPDGQGQAATFNLDIAERIEVLRGPFSALYGNHSGGVVQLFTRDPKGAPSIESSFSAGSDGLRKLDVNAQGSSGKLGYLLDASRFETDGYRAHSAATRDQAYAKLVVEPSATSRLVLTASGLRQDDTQDPLGVTWATYQRDPRAGEIDTTDTQSPQRTLADRYDTRKSIDHQQFGLTWEQRFGSDRLLLTAYGGNRRVIQYQSFSRGFQAPPTHSGGVIDFDRDFHGIDANWRAVRELAGGTLRATVGLEVARSVDDRQGFENFVGNTFGVKGNLRRDERNEVSSVDPYAQLEWERGPWVLTGGVRRSRISFDVTDRFLANGNDSGSVDYRHTSPLVGVLYKVSPSLNVYASAARGFETPTLNELFYSGSGAGFNFRLGPAIGKHLEAGVKAMLMPGVRMNAAVFQVRTEGELVVDSSSGGRTSYRNASATLRQGGELSLDAELGGGWNARLALTALRATYEEGFGAVPEGSRLPGIPKTSLYGEFGWKEQSGRFGAAVETIANSRVYAEDTNTATPAPGYAIVNARVQASQQLGRWRFKQYARLNNLFDRNYVGSVIVGDTNRRYYEAAPGRNWIMGVSAQYQF